The following coding sequences lie in one Xanthomonas hortorum pv. pelargonii genomic window:
- a CDS encoding helix-turn-helix transcriptional regulator: MAGLIAAARPDAHSACVNQPTAPRVRAVARAMHYIDTHLCEPISVAQLAGAACMSRFHFARVFREVVGASPMEYLRGRRIERAQVLLRERRHSISQIATDLCFFDQSHFVRSFRHATGCTPARFAAQDAMDACAALTTSRAQVRGGHAFSTSLEHHP; this comes from the coding sequence ATGGCAGGTCTGATCGCCGCCGCTCGCCCCGATGCGCACAGTGCATGCGTCAACCAACCGACTGCCCCACGTGTGCGTGCGGTGGCCAGAGCCATGCACTACATCGACACGCATCTGTGCGAACCCATCAGCGTGGCGCAATTGGCGGGTGCGGCGTGTATGAGCCGCTTCCATTTCGCACGCGTGTTTCGCGAGGTGGTGGGTGCCAGCCCGATGGAATACCTGCGTGGTCGCCGCATCGAACGTGCACAGGTGTTGCTGCGCGAAAGGCGCCACAGCATCAGCCAGATCGCCACCGATCTGTGCTTCTTCGATCAGAGCCACTTCGTGCGCAGCTTTCGGCATGCCACCGGCTGCACACCGGCGCGCTTTGCCGCGCAAGACGCGATGGATGCCTGCGCTGCGTTGACCACATCGCGTGCGCAAGTACGCGGCGGCCACGCGTTTTCAACCTCCCTGGAGCATCACCCATGA
- a CDS encoding Cache 3/Cache 2 fusion domain-containing protein, which produces MLRHSLRVRLLLPVLALVLVVVAALTVILAITEANRVKFEAGDAIERQSVSLQTLFSVTRAMMLDRVNSSMRQLRKEANAHGAASIGNEVRVGDRNANDLLLGQKAQANAFDMLDDVTAIHEGTATLFSRTGDDFVRISTNVKKDDGSRAIGTVLDPNGQAAAKLRNGESFYGVVDILGNPYVTGYEPIFAGNDKRVIGAWYVGYKADTQALENVVSSRRVLDSGFIAVFDSKNKLRFQSTTGATTDTATIERIVKDSPGDWVVTKQEVPDWGFTLVSAYPKSDVNGVIVRQSLWIAGIGLLVCALLLGLQWALIWSRVLRPIQHLTTVAEELSLGKWNHTIDEVNLKDEIGTLARAISRLSNSVRLAMERLSKR; this is translated from the coding sequence ATGCTTCGTCACTCTTTGCGGGTGCGCCTGCTGTTGCCGGTGCTGGCCTTGGTGCTGGTCGTGGTGGCGGCACTGACGGTCATTCTGGCCATTACCGAAGCGAACCGGGTCAAGTTCGAGGCCGGCGACGCGATCGAGCGCCAGTCGGTGTCCTTGCAGACCCTGTTCTCGGTCACTCGCGCGATGATGCTCGACCGCGTCAATTCCTCCATGCGCCAGCTGCGCAAGGAAGCCAACGCACACGGCGCCGCAAGCATCGGCAACGAAGTGCGTGTGGGCGACCGCAACGCCAACGACCTGCTACTGGGTCAGAAGGCGCAGGCCAACGCCTTCGACATGCTCGACGATGTCACCGCCATCCACGAAGGCACCGCCACGCTGTTCTCGCGGACCGGCGATGACTTCGTGCGCATCTCCACCAACGTCAAGAAGGACGACGGCAGCCGCGCCATCGGCACCGTGCTCGATCCCAACGGCCAGGCCGCCGCCAAGCTGCGTAACGGCGAAAGTTTCTACGGCGTGGTCGACATCCTCGGCAACCCGTATGTCACCGGCTACGAGCCAATCTTTGCCGGCAACGACAAGCGCGTGATCGGTGCCTGGTACGTCGGCTACAAGGCCGATACGCAGGCACTGGAAAACGTGGTCAGCAGCCGCCGCGTGCTCGATTCCGGCTTCATCGCCGTGTTCGACAGCAAGAACAAGCTGCGCTTCCAGTCCACCACCGGTGCCACCACCGACACTGCCACCATCGAACGCATCGTCAAGGACAGCCCCGGCGACTGGGTCGTGACCAAGCAGGAAGTGCCCGATTGGGGCTTCACCCTGGTCTCTGCCTATCCCAAGAGCGACGTCAATGGCGTGATCGTGCGCCAATCGTTGTGGATCGCCGGCATCGGCTTGCTGGTCTGCGCGTTGCTGCTCGGCCTGCAGTGGGCGTTGATCTGGAGCCGCGTGTTGCGCCCCATCCAGCATTTGACCACCGTGGCCGAAGAACTGAGCCTGGGCAAGTGGAACCACACCATCGACGAGGTCAATCTCAAAGATGAAATCGGTACTCTGGCGCGCGCTATTTCCCGTCTGTCCAACAGTGTCCGGTTGGCCATGGAGCGCCTCAGCAAACGCTGA
- a CDS encoding response regulator transcription factor — protein sequence MAEMVKATDVLVVDDHPLLRDGLSAMLAAEHDMRVVGEAEDGEQAVACYSSLRPDVVLMDLQMPRVDGVEAIQRIRRLDPAAKVIVLTTYTGDVRAVRALQAGACGYLLKSSLRRELVDTIRDVRRGQRRHVPALVAENIAAHVLDDALSARETEVLSLVATGCSNKQIGSALTISEETVKAHMKNILCKLGVHDRTHAVTVALRRGILSLET from the coding sequence ATGGCTGAGATGGTCAAAGCAACCGATGTGCTGGTGGTAGACGACCATCCGCTGCTGCGCGATGGCCTCAGCGCCATGCTCGCGGCCGAGCACGACATGCGCGTGGTCGGCGAGGCCGAAGACGGTGAACAGGCGGTGGCCTGCTACAGCAGCCTGCGCCCGGATGTGGTGCTGATGGATCTGCAGATGCCGCGCGTGGATGGTGTGGAAGCGATCCAGCGCATCCGCCGCCTCGACCCGGCTGCCAAGGTCATCGTGCTGACCACCTACACCGGCGATGTGCGTGCGGTGCGCGCATTGCAGGCCGGCGCCTGCGGCTACCTGCTGAAAAGTTCGCTGCGCCGCGAACTGGTGGACACCATCCGCGATGTGCGCCGCGGACAACGTCGGCATGTGCCGGCGCTGGTCGCCGAAAACATCGCCGCACACGTACTCGACGATGCGCTGTCTGCGCGCGAAACCGAAGTGCTGAGCCTGGTCGCCACCGGCTGCTCCAACAAGCAGATCGGCAGCGCCTTGACGATTTCCGAAGAGACCGTCAAGGCGCATATGAAAAACATCCTGTGCAAGCTCGGCGTGCACGATCGCACCCACGCAGTGACCGTCGCTTTGCGTCGCGGGATCCTGTCGCTGGAGACCTGA
- a CDS encoding LysR family transcriptional regulator yields MTWWLPVEGKGTEASVIGCERKKNVVHNDAWFNNCEQSMDKLTAMATFVKVVDTGSFTRAADALDLPKARVSQRISDLEKHLGVRLLNRTTRALSLTDDGAAYFDKCQALLQQIDELESTLSGETAAPIGRLRVDSLVSIARWVIAPKLHDFQARYPRIQLRLSSSDRISHLLEDGIDCTIRGGALKDSSMIARHLCDIQMGLYASPDYLASVGGVDTPDTLLQLKRISWFSGRERNPFVWELEAGHARFVLQSGVGMQFDEPDVAMSACMAGSGICPGAPFAVAGFVRSGRLVPVLPQWHFAPRPIHIVYPGSRHLSVRVRCFVNWILEVFAAHGEIKLTPIALAMEPGLSITKQGV; encoded by the coding sequence TTGACATGGTGGCTTCCTGTTGAGGGTAAGGGGACGGAAGCAAGCGTAATTGGCTGTGAAAGAAAGAAAAATGTGGTCCACAATGATGCTTGGTTCAATAATTGCGAACAGTCGATGGATAAGCTCACTGCTATGGCCACCTTCGTGAAGGTGGTGGACACCGGCAGCTTCACGCGTGCTGCCGATGCATTGGACCTTCCGAAAGCACGTGTTTCCCAGCGCATCAGCGATCTTGAAAAGCATCTGGGCGTGCGATTGCTCAACCGCACCACCCGCGCCCTGAGCCTCACCGACGACGGCGCCGCGTACTTCGACAAGTGCCAGGCGTTGCTGCAGCAGATCGACGAATTGGAGTCCACGCTCAGTGGCGAGACCGCAGCACCGATCGGCCGGCTGCGGGTGGATTCGCTGGTGTCCATCGCGCGGTGGGTCATCGCTCCCAAGCTGCACGATTTTCAGGCGCGATATCCCAGGATCCAGCTGCGGCTGAGCAGCTCGGACCGCATCAGTCATCTGCTGGAAGACGGAATCGACTGCACGATTCGCGGCGGTGCGCTTAAGGATTCCAGCATGATCGCCCGGCATCTTTGCGACATCCAGATGGGTTTGTATGCCTCGCCCGACTATCTGGCGTCTGTAGGCGGTGTGGACACTCCGGACACACTGCTGCAGCTCAAGCGGATCAGCTGGTTCAGCGGCAGGGAGCGCAACCCGTTCGTGTGGGAGTTGGAGGCGGGGCATGCGCGATTCGTACTGCAATCGGGCGTTGGCATGCAGTTCGATGAGCCCGATGTCGCAATGTCGGCCTGCATGGCGGGGAGCGGCATCTGCCCTGGAGCACCGTTTGCGGTTGCAGGATTCGTCCGCTCAGGCAGGCTGGTTCCGGTGCTGCCGCAGTGGCACTTTGCGCCTCGGCCGATTCATATCGTCTACCCGGGTTCCAGGCATCTATCGGTGCGCGTGCGCTGCTTCGTAAACTGGATCCTGGAGGTTTTTGCAGCGCATGGCGAGATCAAGCTCACGCCCATCGCACTTGCGATGGAGCCAGGTCTCTCGATCACAAAGCAGGGTGTCTAG